One Bufo gargarizans isolate SCDJY-AF-19 chromosome 4, ASM1485885v1, whole genome shotgun sequence DNA window includes the following coding sequences:
- the LOC122936225 gene encoding gastrula zinc finger protein XlCGF26.1-like has translation MLSLDYKEDEDTRQSSSGENFITCTVHPGLHNAEPSNNSPKDEELSNDQSQIINPSPNLSYNHPKHEESSPDQSQIITPNIGQKRGKRFNCEECGKHFRYKSELSVHRNSHTGEKPYSCSECGKCFPYKSYLLRHERIHTGEKPYSCSECGKCFNKKSSLDRHKRIHTGEKPYSCSECGKCFIEKRSLTIHQRIHTGEKPFSCSECGKCFIEKRSLIIHQRFHTGETPFSCSECGKCFNMKSNLDQHKRIHTGEKPYSCSECGKYFRDKSEILKHERIHTGVKPYSCSECRKCFTKKSNLDRHKRIHTGEKPYSCSECGKCVTKKSSLEQHKRIHTGEKPYSCSECGKCFVRKSNLNQHKIIHTGEKPYSCSECGKCFTDKSYLVAHQRIHTGEKPYSCSNCGKCFTEKKRLTTHQRSHKGEKPFSCSECGKCFTKKLSLEQHKRIHTGEKTC, from the coding sequence ATGTTGTCTCTAGATTATAAAGAAGATGAAGATACCAGGCAGAGCTCTTCAGGAGAAAACTTCATTACTTGTACtgtacatccaggacttcacaATGCAGAGCCATCAAATAATTCCCCCAAGGATGAGGAACTTTCTAATGACCAATCACAGATTATTAACCCAAGTCCAAATCTATCATATAATCATCCTAAACATGAGGAAtcttctcctgaccaatcacagattaTTACTCCAAATATAGGGCAGAAACGGGGTAAAAGGTTTAATTGTGAGGAATGTGGAAAACATTTCAGATATAAGTCAGAGCTTTCTGTACACAGAaatagtcacacaggagagaagccgtattcatgttcagaatgtgggaaatgctttccATATAAATCATATCTTTTAAGAcacgagagaattcacacaggagagaagccgtattcatgttcagaatgtgggaaatgttttaacaagaAGTCAAGTCTTGATCGACacaaaagaattcacacaggagagaagccttattcatgttcagaatgtggaaaatgtttcataGAAAAACGAAGTCTTACTATACATCAACGAATTCATACAGGAgaaaaaccattttcatgttcagaatgtgggaaatgtttcatagAAAAACGAAGTCTTATTATACATCAACGATTTCACACAGGAGAAacgccattttcatgttcagaatgtggaaaatgctttAACATGAAATCAAACCTTGATCAACATAAGAGaatccacacaggagagaagccgtattcatgttcagaatgtgggaaatattttagaGATAAATCAGAGATTTtaaaacatgagagaattcacacaggagttaagccatattcatgttcagagtgtaggaaatgttttaccaagaaatcaaatcttgatcggcataaaagaattcacacaggagagaagccatattcatgttcagaatgtgggaaatgtgttACCAAGAAATCAAGTCTTGAAcaacataagagaattcacacaggagagaagccatattcatgttcagaatgtgggaaatgctttgtcAGGAAATCAAATCTTAATCAACATAAGatcattcacacaggagagaagccatattcatgttcagagtgtggtaaatgttttacagataaatcataTCTGgttgcacatcagagaattcacacaggagagaagccatattcatgttcaaattgtgggaaatgtttcacagaaaaaaaacgtCTTACtacacatcagagaagtcacaaaggagagaaaccattttcatgttcagaatgcgggaaaTGCTTTACCAAGAAATTAAGTCTTGAACAACATAAGAgaattcatacaggagagaagaCATGTTAA